One Acidimicrobiales bacterium DNA window includes the following coding sequences:
- the fahA gene encoding fumarylacetoacetase, whose protein sequence is MQASRCWVPVPEGSPFPLENLPYCVFSDGSTDHRVGVAIGDQVLDAGATAVAVGSPLADVLHGASSLDALMAAGPPTWSATREAITSWLRDSAYRAVVEPHLRPIEGVEMHLPFTVADYVDFYASEHHAANVGRIFRPGAEPLPPQWKHLPIGYHGRSGTVSVSGTPVTRPSGQLASADGTPVFRPTEKLDFEAEVGFVVGMASSPGIPVSVGAFPEHVFGVLLLNDWSARDIQSFEYVPLGPLLGKSFLTSVSPWVVPLSALDAARVPPPRRSPTPLPHLRDAEEPWGFDISLEVRINDEIVSTPPFSAMYWTCAQQLAHLTSNGAHVRTGDLLGSGTVSGPRLDQVGSLLELSRGGAKPFAISDGRERTFLEDGDEVVISGWAPGAGGVRIGLGSVAGRVLPSPLSWPHGG, encoded by the coding sequence GTGCAGGCGAGCAGGTGTTGGGTCCCGGTTCCGGAAGGCTCACCGTTTCCCCTGGAGAACCTTCCGTATTGCGTGTTCAGCGACGGCTCGACGGACCACCGGGTGGGCGTGGCGATCGGCGACCAGGTGCTCGACGCGGGAGCAACAGCCGTCGCAGTGGGTTCGCCGCTTGCCGATGTGCTCCATGGAGCATCGTCACTGGACGCCCTCATGGCGGCTGGACCGCCGACCTGGAGCGCGACCCGGGAAGCGATCACGTCGTGGTTGCGTGATTCGGCTTACAGGGCGGTGGTGGAACCGCATCTTCGACCGATCGAAGGCGTCGAGATGCACCTGCCGTTCACTGTTGCGGACTACGTCGACTTCTACGCTTCAGAGCACCACGCGGCGAACGTGGGGCGGATATTCCGTCCAGGTGCGGAGCCCCTGCCACCGCAGTGGAAGCACCTGCCGATCGGCTACCACGGCCGGTCGGGAACGGTTTCAGTGTCAGGAACGCCGGTCACCCGACCTAGCGGACAGCTCGCGTCGGCAGACGGCACTCCTGTCTTCCGGCCCACCGAGAAACTCGACTTTGAGGCGGAGGTCGGTTTCGTCGTCGGCATGGCGAGCAGCCCGGGTATCCCGGTGTCCGTGGGAGCGTTCCCCGAGCACGTGTTCGGTGTCTTGCTGCTCAACGACTGGTCTGCACGCGACATCCAATCGTTCGAGTACGTGCCTCTCGGACCGCTGCTCGGAAAGTCCTTCCTCACATCGGTTTCCCCATGGGTCGTGCCGTTGTCGGCGCTCGATGCAGCACGCGTGCCTCCCCCACGGCGGTCGCCGACACCTCTGCCTCATCTTCGCGACGCCGAAGAACCCTGGGGTTTCGACATCTCGCTCGAAGTCCGCATCAATGACGAGATCGTCTCGACACCTCCCTTCTCCGCGATGTACTGGACCTGCGCACAGCAACTCGCCCATCTCACGAGCAACGGCGCACACGTGAGGACCGGCGACCTGCTCGGGTCCGGAACGGTGAGCGGACCGCGGCTGGATCAGGTCGGGTCGCTGCTGGAACTCAGCCGAGGTGGGGCGAAGCCATTTGCGATCAGCGACGGGCGCGAGCGCACCTTTCTCGAAGACGGCGACGAGGTTGTGATCTCAGGGTGGGCTCCGGGTGCTGGCGGAGTCCGGATCGGGCTCGGCTCGGTTGCGGGGAGGGTGTTGCCTTCACCGCTAAGTTGGCCTCATGGTGGGTAG